A section of the Nitrospirota bacterium genome encodes:
- a CDS encoding HAD-IA family hydrolase, with protein MLSVSLFIFDLDGTLVNTLEDITASLNYTLTALGRPQLPPDTVRQYVGDGLTMLLSRALGGSQELLGEARGIYAAHHGRNLLARSQLYPGVRETLEHFKAVPMAVISNKATEFVEPLLRGLGIAHYFRSVVGADRGLPLKPAPDAVLTIMAAFGAPRERTVMVGDGTTDVKAGKAAGVITCAVTYGFRSEAELRQAGPDHILHDFAGLMDLFRPATG; from the coding sequence ATGCTCTCCGTCAGCCTCTTCATATTCGACCTCGACGGCACGCTCGTGAACACCCTCGAGGACATCACCGCGTCGCTCAACTACACCCTGACAGCGCTCGGCAGGCCGCAGCTGCCTCCGGACACGGTGCGGCAGTACGTCGGGGACGGCCTCACGATGCTCCTGTCCCGGGCCCTCGGCGGCTCGCAGGAGTTGCTCGGCGAGGCCAGGGGCATCTACGCGGCCCATCACGGCCGGAACCTTCTGGCCCGCTCGCAGCTCTATCCGGGCGTGCGCGAGACGCTTGAGCATTTCAAAGCAGTACCGATGGCGGTGATCAGCAACAAGGCAACAGAATTCGTCGAGCCGCTGCTCCGGGGGCTCGGCATTGCGCACTATTTCAGGAGCGTGGTCGGCGCGGACCGCGGTCTCCCGCTCAAGCCCGCCCCCGATGCGGTGCTCACCATTATGGCCGCGTTCGGCGCGCCCCGGGAGCGGACGGTGATGGTGGGCGACGGCACCACCGACGTCAAGGCAGGCAAGGCAGCGGGCGTCATCACGTGCGCCGTGACCTATGGTTTCCGGTCCGAAGCGGAACTGCGGCAGGCCGGCCCTGACCATATTCTCCATGATTTTGCGGGGCTGATGGATTTGTTCCGGCCAGCAACGGGCTGA
- a CDS encoding polysaccharide deacetylase family protein, producing MHHIFRNILYSISFLGLFPLLTSCQTLAPERPLTLPRADAGIRFLLTFDDGPAASTTPCPTVSVLDSLRSNAVQRNVKAIFFVQTREPKHGGAEAGKALMKREHAEGHVLALHSGSVRGHINHTLMAPEELQQSLTDGMDDIARITGSLPLFVRPTFWRYNAKTLGRYENNGLYMVLSDIKAYDGSGGFFQFSNVLSSQRHGSMLSELQRVRGRIGRGELPVVNGVIPVIVTFHDTNSHTAQHIAEYMQILVEEARRAGLRVNDKPYYDSAEEIRTAALDRAEHRVILETRLPARLARFFKGT from the coding sequence ATGCACCATATTTTCCGAAATATTCTATATTCCATTTCCTTTCTAGGCCTTTTCCCCCTGCTAACCTCGTGTCAGACCCTGGCCCCGGAAAGACCGCTTACTCTGCCGCGCGCTGATGCCGGGATCAGGTTCCTCCTGACCTTCGACGACGGTCCGGCTGCCTCGACTACTCCCTGCCCGACGGTTAGCGTGCTCGACAGCCTCAGATCCAACGCGGTGCAGCGCAATGTCAAAGCCATCTTCTTCGTCCAGACCAGGGAGCCGAAGCATGGCGGGGCAGAGGCGGGCAAGGCGCTCATGAAGCGCGAACATGCCGAGGGCCATGTGCTCGCCCTGCACAGCGGATCTGTTCGCGGCCACATCAACCATACCTTGATGGCGCCCGAAGAGCTCCAGCAGTCGCTCACGGACGGCATGGACGACATCGCCCGGATCACGGGCAGCCTTCCCCTCTTTGTCCGGCCCACCTTCTGGCGTTACAACGCCAAGACCCTCGGGCGGTACGAGAACAATGGGCTGTACATGGTCCTTTCCGACATTAAGGCCTACGACGGGAGCGGCGGCTTCTTTCAGTTCAGCAATGTTCTAAGCAGCCAGCGTCACGGGAGCATGCTGTCCGAACTCCAGCGTGTGCGCGGCAGGATAGGACGCGGCGAATTGCCGGTCGTGAACGGCGTGATCCCCGTCATCGTGACATTCCACGATACGAACTCGCATACCGCGCAGCACATCGCAGAATACATGCAGATCCTCGTCGAGGAAGCGAGGCGGGCCGGCCTCCGGGTGAACGACAAGCCATACTACGACAGCGCGGAAGAGATCCGGACGGCTGCCCTGGACCGCGCGGAGCACCGCGTTATCCTCGAGACGCGGCTCCCGGCAAGGCTTGCGCGGTTCTTCAAGGGAACCTGA
- a CDS encoding respiratory nitrate reductase subunit gamma → MAQIELIDFPKPWLLFYAAMTLSLLYMAFAFFRKWQGWSRGFSEPVSEERDFRRAVKIWLAEVLLHRQLYALSFSRWLIHILIFYGFIGLAVLPGVAFVLRSSGYLAISDTFPRFYIHPQGYVMMKVWGDSFGLMLLLGLVLAGIRRIVQREAKQSSNQMDALLLALLLSVALSGFALEGLRCSLVPAEIARYSYVARLFTPREAHALVQLQPWLTACWTVHFLLVATLLGYLPHSKLMHSLLAPVIIAVNAAEEHTREDLYWPEMKKYRATRSPRD, encoded by the coding sequence TTGGCACAGATCGAGTTGATTGATTTCCCGAAACCATGGCTTCTGTTTTACGCGGCAATGACGCTGTCCTTGCTGTACATGGCTTTTGCATTTTTCCGGAAATGGCAAGGATGGTCCCGGGGATTCAGCGAGCCGGTTTCGGAAGAGCGTGATTTCCGAAGAGCGGTAAAGATCTGGCTGGCCGAAGTTCTTCTCCACCGGCAATTGTACGCGCTCTCGTTTTCCCGGTGGTTAATCCATATTCTGATATTCTACGGATTCATCGGCCTCGCAGTCCTTCCCGGAGTCGCCTTTGTCTTGAGAAGCTCGGGTTATCTTGCGATCAGCGACACCTTCCCCCGCTTCTATATTCATCCGCAAGGCTATGTCATGATGAAGGTCTGGGGCGACAGCTTCGGCCTGATGCTGCTCCTCGGTCTTGTTCTGGCCGGCATCCGGCGCATCGTGCAGCGGGAGGCAAAGCAATCCAGCAATCAGATGGACGCTCTGCTGCTGGCGCTGCTTTTATCAGTGGCCCTCTCGGGGTTCGCACTGGAAGGGTTGCGCTGCTCCCTCGTGCCTGCTGAGATCGCGCGCTATTCTTATGTCGCTCGCCTGTTCACGCCCCGGGAAGCGCATGCGCTGGTACAGCTGCAGCCGTGGCTTACGGCCTGCTGGACCGTTCATTTCCTGCTCGTAGCAACGCTGTTAGGGTATCTGCCCCACAGCAAACTGATGCACAGTCTGCTTGCTCCCGTCATCATTGCCGTCAACGCCGCCGAAGAACATACCCGAGAGGACCTCTATTGGCCCGAGATGAAAAAATACAGGGCAACAAGATCGCCGCGGGACTGA
- a CDS encoding amidohydrolase family protein: MAYVKTVGKHYLIDIHVHGADDCDTRTRRQDDILRMAVRHAERGTAAVLPTVYPNALELMRENMGAVRRAMESRRQGAEILGVHLEGPFLNPERAGSLDGKSFADPSLDALTRLIEGFEDIIRVITIAPELPGALKLIEACRAKGILVHMGHSDASFEQAEEGKRAGATGITHIFNAMRGFHHREPGLAGFGLMDEDIHVEVIADLAHLHPQSIKMLLEMKPPGKIILISDAIKGAGWGSGPVRGPGGTLLGSGIALADAVKNLITLGVPQERAFQFASDNPRKYLGLPTVV; the protein is encoded by the coding sequence ATGGCCTATGTAAAGACGGTGGGGAAACACTATCTGATCGACATCCATGTGCACGGCGCCGATGACTGTGATACGCGCACGAGGAGACAGGACGACATCCTGAGGATGGCGGTCCGCCACGCCGAGCGCGGCACGGCGGCGGTCCTGCCCACGGTCTACCCCAATGCGCTCGAGCTCATGCGCGAGAATATGGGCGCGGTCCGGCGCGCCATGGAATCGCGGCGTCAGGGGGCCGAGATCCTCGGCGTCCACCTGGAGGGCCCGTTCCTGAACCCCGAGCGGGCGGGTTCCCTTGACGGAAAAAGCTTCGCCGACCCTTCGCTGGATGCATTGACGCGGCTGATCGAGGGGTTCGAAGACATCATCAGGGTCATCACCATAGCACCGGAGCTGCCGGGGGCGCTCAAGCTGATCGAGGCATGCCGGGCGAAGGGGATACTCGTCCACATGGGGCACAGCGACGCGTCCTTCGAGCAGGCGGAGGAGGGAAAGCGCGCCGGCGCAACGGGCATCACGCACATCTTCAACGCCATGCGCGGGTTCCATCACCGGGAGCCGGGTCTGGCCGGATTCGGGCTCATGGACGAGGACATCCACGTCGAGGTCATCGCCGACCTGGCCCATCTCCATCCCCAGAGCATAAAAATGCTATTAGAGATGAAGCCGCCCGGGAAGATCATCCTCATCTCCGACGCGATCAAGGGTGCCGGGTGGGGCAGCGGGCCCGTGCGGGGACCGGGAGGGACGCTTCTGGGCAGCGGGATCGCCCTAGCCGATGCGGTCAAGAACCTCATCACCCTCGGTGTTCCTCAGGAGCGGGCGTTCCAGTTCGCTTCTGACAATCCCCGAAAGTATCTGGGCCTGCCGACCGTGGTCTGA
- a CDS encoding universal stress protein translates to MKKLLIALDDSASAMKAAEYAAAQLSGDNLQVGLVHVLPNLPAIFWDEGHILSDAEKKERKNVVDKWVADRKAKMDPIFKKAVEVLARAGIKAQSITTKSISDSTDVSDSILEEAKDGGYQTILVGRCNRSARHLLGSVSGKIVNHAEGIAVTVVG, encoded by the coding sequence ATGAAAAAACTGCTTATAGCACTGGATGACTCCGCGAGCGCGATGAAGGCCGCTGAATATGCCGCGGCCCAATTGTCCGGCGACAACCTGCAGGTCGGGCTCGTGCATGTGCTTCCGAACCTGCCGGCCATCTTCTGGGACGAGGGGCATATTCTGAGCGACGCGGAGAAGAAGGAGCGGAAGAACGTGGTCGACAAATGGGTCGCTGACCGGAAGGCGAAGATGGATCCGATATTCAAAAAAGCCGTTGAGGTCCTGGCCAGAGCGGGCATCAAGGCGCAGAGCATCACGACGAAATCCATATCCGATTCAACGGACGTGTCGGACAGCATCCTGGAAGAGGCAAAGGACGGAGGATATCAGACGATCCTCGTCGGCCGGTGCAACCGGTCGGCGCGGCATTTGCTCGGGAGCGTCTCGGGCAAGATCGTGAACCACGCCGAGGGCATTGCCGTGACCGTGGTCGGGTAG
- a CDS encoding ATP-binding protein, translated as MMERPRIGHLLVKLDRLLDRYVDGGPEAPAFPKNRAYVWDGKRKSLKPVKRPATICHDDLLGIDSIKQEIVRNTKNFIKGLRANNILLWGERGTGKSSVVKSLLTTFAGTNLRLIQVYKHDILTIQDMYDMIVGSRDFRFIIFIDDLSFEENQTDYKEMKTIMDGGLEEIPENVLFYATSNRKHLIPTKFSDNDSDEIRPSDTVEEKVSLVDRFGLRLGFYHFSQDTYLEIVASYAKKYGVRLEEGKLNSLAIQWATAAGGRNGRIAEQFVRAVLDGTV; from the coding sequence ATGATGGAAAGACCCAGGATCGGACATCTCCTCGTCAAGCTCGACAGGCTGCTCGACCGCTACGTGGACGGCGGGCCGGAGGCGCCCGCATTCCCGAAGAACCGGGCCTATGTCTGGGACGGCAAGCGGAAGAGCCTGAAGCCCGTCAAGCGGCCGGCCACCATCTGCCACGATGACCTGCTCGGGATTGACTCGATCAAGCAGGAGATCGTCAGGAATACGAAGAACTTCATCAAGGGGCTGCGCGCCAACAATATACTGCTCTGGGGCGAGCGGGGCACAGGCAAGTCATCGGTCGTCAAGTCGCTCCTCACGACCTTTGCCGGAACGAACCTGCGGCTGATCCAGGTCTACAAGCACGACATCCTGACGATCCAGGACATGTACGACATGATCGTCGGGAGCCGGGACTTCCGGTTCATCATCTTCATCGACGACCTGTCCTTCGAGGAGAACCAGACCGACTACAAGGAAATGAAGACGATCATGGACGGCGGGCTGGAGGAAATACCGGAGAACGTCCTGTTCTATGCCACCTCGAACCGGAAGCACCTGATCCCCACGAAATTTTCGGACAACGACAGCGACGAGATCAGGCCGTCGGACACGGTCGAGGAAAAGGTGTCGCTCGTGGACCGGTTCGGGCTGAGACTCGGATTCTACCATTTTTCCCAGGACACCTACCTCGAGATCGTCGCCTCCTACGCGAAGAAATACGGCGTCCGGCTGGAGGAGGGGAAACTGAACAGCCTCGCAATCCAGTGGGCCACCGCTGCGGGCGGCAGGAACGGACGCATCGCCGAGCAGTTCGTGCGGGCCGTGCTGGACGGCACGGTCTGA
- a CDS encoding ATP-dependent DNA helicase — MNADLKLITVSLRDFALPCPRIGSIEAHSGYGRAAAEGQDIHVRVQRKRAKSDPSYESEVPVSHEFQRAGCRFRIEGRMDGIFRRNPPAIEEIKTAFAVSDLSSRLSRGPLGHPYCLQLLTYGYFFWLEHNIIPSLSFHLVSTRNGRSEDLEVALELPAYEQWLDLRLDELVQEAKKAVKRSARRRKISAEFAFPFERPRPGQTELMQNVEEGIGGGRRMLIQAPTGLGKTAGVLHPVLKDALSRGQQVVYVTPKNSQHSVAEDAVMRLQEAGSRVTSLSITAKGKICFKNEPLCDPGFCEYGDDYYTKLREHGILDLLAKKKKLTARSFRNLGEQYQVCPFELQLDAARDADVVICDYNYVFAPRSALRRMTGVEIDQSGRPNLVIDEAHNLPSRAMGYYSPALSSITLESMRAGIRQLPDRFHREAEELLDGCIRTIAACSPGRISTPSKIDPPRDPFLEQDAKLRAFLSRYLDSDVEIRPRDVVMGLCLYWSEFTDALEFIGDPDHHEFFSTFHPHPTGGLIKITCCDASAMLKDRYDEYDQVVGFSATLKPFDYYTKLSGLDPDTVKTAEFQSPFPREHRKLLIIPQISTKYSDRERNYAKIAEGIHRITALKRGNYFAFFPSFEFLERVLALFLPPEGFGVLKQDREMKAKRVEEILDQLRGGTVPTILFAVQGGTFSEGVDYPGEMAIGAFVIGPPLPNFDLEREEMRTYYQKQYNAGFDYAYAIPAMSKAIQAAGRVIRSETDRGLIVLMDNRFVQSACSRSMPKDWFETNVNELVSRSILKDVSEFWAKGPSPPPLFPA, encoded by the coding sequence ATGAATGCTGACCTCAAACTCATCACCGTATCGCTCCGCGATTTCGCATTGCCCTGCCCGCGCATTGGCAGCATCGAGGCCCATTCCGGCTACGGGCGCGCAGCCGCTGAAGGACAGGACATCCACGTCCGGGTGCAAAGGAAACGGGCAAAATCCGATCCTTCCTATGAATCCGAAGTCCCCGTGTCGCATGAATTCCAGAGGGCCGGCTGCCGTTTCAGGATCGAGGGCAGGATGGACGGCATCTTCCGACGCAACCCGCCTGCCATCGAGGAGATCAAAACGGCCTTTGCGGTCAGCGACCTTTCATCCCGCCTGTCACGGGGTCCGCTGGGCCACCCCTACTGCCTGCAGCTCCTGACCTACGGCTACTTTTTCTGGCTCGAACACAACATCATTCCGTCGCTCTCGTTCCATCTCGTCTCGACCCGGAACGGGCGCTCCGAGGACCTCGAAGTCGCGCTCGAACTCCCCGCTTATGAGCAATGGTTGGACCTCCGTCTTGACGAACTCGTTCAGGAGGCAAAAAAAGCAGTGAAGCGTTCGGCGCGGCGCAGGAAGATTTCAGCCGAATTCGCCTTCCCCTTCGAGCGGCCGCGGCCCGGACAGACCGAGCTCATGCAGAACGTGGAGGAGGGAATCGGCGGGGGACGGAGAATGCTTATCCAGGCGCCGACGGGCCTAGGGAAGACCGCTGGCGTGCTTCACCCGGTCCTGAAGGATGCGCTTTCCCGTGGTCAGCAGGTGGTCTATGTCACGCCGAAGAACAGCCAGCACAGCGTTGCCGAGGACGCGGTCATGCGGCTCCAGGAGGCCGGCTCCAGGGTCACGTCCCTCTCGATCACCGCGAAGGGCAAGATCTGCTTCAAGAACGAGCCGCTCTGCGACCCCGGCTTCTGCGAATACGGCGACGATTATTACACCAAGCTCCGCGAGCACGGCATCCTGGACCTTCTCGCGAAAAAAAAGAAGCTGACGGCCCGCTCGTTCCGCAACCTTGGAGAGCAGTACCAGGTCTGCCCCTTCGAACTGCAGCTCGACGCCGCCCGGGATGCCGACGTCGTGATCTGCGACTACAACTATGTCTTTGCCCCCCGCTCGGCCCTCAGGCGGATGACGGGGGTCGAGATCGACCAGTCAGGCAGGCCGAACCTCGTGATCGACGAGGCCCACAACCTGCCGTCCCGCGCCATGGGCTACTACTCCCCGGCTCTTTCGAGCATCACGCTCGAGAGCATGCGCGCCGGGATCCGCCAGCTGCCGGACCGATTCCATCGCGAGGCGGAAGAGCTCCTCGACGGCTGCATCCGGACGATCGCCGCGTGCAGCCCCGGGCGAATATCAACGCCCTCAAAGATCGACCCGCCGAGGGACCCCTTTCTCGAGCAGGACGCGAAACTCCGGGCGTTCCTTTCCCGGTATCTTGATTCAGACGTCGAGATCCGGCCGCGGGACGTCGTCATGGGTCTCTGCTTATACTGGTCCGAATTTACGGACGCCCTCGAATTCATCGGCGACCCCGATCATCATGAGTTCTTCTCGACCTTTCATCCCCACCCCACGGGCGGACTCATCAAGATCACCTGCTGCGATGCCTCGGCCATGCTGAAGGACCGCTACGACGAGTACGATCAGGTCGTCGGGTTCTCGGCGACGCTCAAGCCTTTCGATTATTACACGAAACTCTCCGGGCTCGATCCCGATACGGTGAAGACAGCAGAATTCCAGAGTCCTTTCCCCCGGGAGCATCGCAAGCTTTTGATCATTCCCCAGATCTCGACGAAATACTCGGACCGTGAGCGTAACTACGCGAAGATAGCCGAGGGGATTCACCGGATCACGGCGTTGAAGCGGGGAAATTACTTTGCCTTCTTCCCGAGCTTCGAATTTCTCGAACGGGTGCTCGCGCTGTTCCTGCCTCCTGAGGGTTTCGGAGTGCTGAAACAGGACCGTGAAATGAAGGCGAAGCGCGTCGAGGAGATCCTTGATCAACTCCGTGGCGGGACCGTCCCGACAATCCTGTTTGCAGTCCAGGGGGGCACGTTCTCGGAAGGCGTAGACTACCCGGGGGAGATGGCCATTGGCGCCTTCGTGATCGGCCCGCCGCTCCCGAACTTCGATCTCGAGCGCGAAGAGATGCGGACATATTACCAGAAGCAGTACAACGCTGGCTTCGACTACGCTTACGCGATCCCTGCCATGTCCAAGGCGATCCAGGCTGCGGGAAGGGTCATCCGTTCCGAGACCGATCGCGGCTTGATCGTTCTGATGGACAACCGTTTCGTCCAATCCGCCTGTTCCCGTTCCATGCCAAAGGACTGGTTCGAGACCAACGTGAACGAACTGGTTTCCCGGAGCATCTTAAAGGACGTATCAGAGTTCTGGGCAAAGGGCCCTTCGCCTCCGCCGTTATTCCCGGCGTGA
- the ahbD gene encoding heme b synthase — MSHPHTMKAPHGQGHPGGEKKYLPRLIAWEVTRSCVLNCVHCRAAAKYGPYRGELDTEACYRFLDDVKSFSDPIIILTGGEPMMRPDIYDIAKYGTKLGLRMVMAPCGLLVTEELARKIKDAGIMRVSLSIDGLTAESHNAFRRVEGAFEGVMKAIENFKKVGVEFQVNTTITKHNVKDLPKLLEMVIKLGAVAYHPFLLVPTGRGKDLADQEIPPEEYESTLKWFYEMRDKVPIQFKPTCAPHYYRIFRQGEKEKGKTVTPESHGFDAMTKGCMGGQSFAFVSHVGKVQICGFLEEEAGDVKKEPFSKIWEHSTLFKQMRDLDHYHGKCGICEYRRVCGGCRARAFAISGDYLAAEPFCTYEPVKARL; from the coding sequence ATGTCTCATCCTCATACCATGAAAGCGCCCCATGGCCAAGGCCATCCCGGCGGCGAAAAGAAATATCTTCCCCGGCTGATCGCCTGGGAGGTGACCAGGAGCTGCGTGCTGAACTGCGTGCACTGCCGCGCGGCCGCAAAATACGGTCCCTACCGGGGAGAACTCGATACCGAGGCGTGTTACCGGTTCCTGGACGATGTCAAGTCCTTCAGCGACCCCATCATCATCCTGACCGGTGGCGAGCCCATGATGCGGCCCGACATCTACGACATCGCTAAGTACGGCACGAAGCTCGGCCTCCGCATGGTCATGGCGCCCTGCGGCCTGCTCGTGACCGAGGAACTGGCCCGGAAGATCAAGGACGCGGGCATCATGCGCGTGTCGCTCTCGATCGACGGCCTGACCGCCGAGAGCCACAACGCGTTCCGGCGCGTCGAAGGCGCCTTCGAGGGCGTCATGAAAGCCATCGAGAACTTCAAGAAGGTCGGCGTGGAGTTCCAGGTGAACACGACCATCACCAAGCACAACGTGAAGGACCTTCCCAAGCTCCTCGAGATGGTGATCAAACTCGGCGCCGTGGCGTACCATCCCTTCCTGCTCGTGCCCACGGGCCGCGGCAAGGACCTCGCGGACCAGGAGATCCCTCCGGAAGAGTACGAAAGCACCCTGAAATGGTTCTATGAAATGCGCGACAAGGTGCCGATCCAGTTCAAGCCCACGTGCGCCCCGCACTACTACCGCATCTTCCGGCAGGGAGAGAAGGAGAAGGGAAAGACCGTGACCCCCGAGTCCCACGGGTTCGATGCCATGACCAAGGGCTGCATGGGAGGCCAAAGCTTTGCCTTCGTGTCCCACGTGGGCAAGGTCCAGATCTGCGGTTTCCTCGAGGAGGAGGCTGGCGACGTCAAGAAAGAGCCCTTCTCGAAGATCTGGGAGCACTCGACGCTCTTCAAGCAGATGCGCGACCTCGACCACTACCACGGCAAGTGCGGCATCTGCGAGTACCGGAGGGTGTGCGGCGGTTGCCGCGCCCGGGCCTTCGCCATCTCGGGCGACTACCTCGCGGCCGAGCCGTTCTGCACCTACGAACCGGTGAAAGCCCGCTTATAA
- a CDS encoding HAMP domain-containing sensor histidine kinase, whose translation MTTGLIDKLKQVSPWHFIWISIVSSEVITLVLSFAQGRVWWGGVSRETLIIGAVDALVVPLIVASVVIYSVKRTAELQRVNEQLQEANRKLQEIDQLKSDFISVVSHELRTPLTTIKAFNELLIMKPGMAQQRKDKLMGSIKIESDRLTRLINDLLDLARIESGDLLWRIEEIAVDDIIQGSIESMGPLFENKVLQVTSSISPLLPTVTGDRDRLVQVVTNILSNAVKFTPAGGLIHVTAREERAPLSQIVVEISDNGVGIGAADLELIFEKFQRSGDRFVNTVEGSGLGLAIARQIVEHHGGRIWATSAYGKGSIFSFTLPIGPRGDRSFSARR comes from the coding sequence ATGACGACCGGATTGATCGACAAACTGAAGCAGGTCAGCCCCTGGCATTTCATCTGGATATCGATCGTGAGCTCGGAAGTAATCACGCTGGTCCTGAGCTTCGCGCAGGGACGCGTCTGGTGGGGCGGTGTTTCCCGCGAGACCCTGATCATAGGCGCCGTGGACGCTCTCGTGGTGCCGCTGATCGTCGCCTCGGTCGTCATTTATTCCGTGAAGCGGACCGCGGAATTGCAGCGGGTCAACGAGCAGCTGCAGGAAGCGAACCGGAAGCTGCAGGAGATCGACCAGCTCAAATCGGACTTCATTTCCGTCGTTTCCCACGAGCTCCGTACACCCCTGACAACGATCAAAGCGTTCAACGAGCTTCTTATCATGAAGCCGGGAATGGCCCAGCAGAGGAAGGACAAGCTGATGGGTTCCATCAAGATCGAATCCGACCGCCTCACGCGGCTGATCAACGACCTCCTCGACCTGGCAAGGATAGAATCAGGCGACCTGCTCTGGCGGATCGAGGAGATCGCCGTCGATGACATCATCCAGGGCTCGATCGAGAGCATGGGGCCGCTGTTTGAGAACAAGGTTCTCCAGGTGACCTCGTCAATCAGCCCGCTCCTTCCCACGGTAACCGGAGACCGCGACCGTCTCGTCCAGGTTGTGACGAACATCCTTTCCAATGCCGTCAAGTTTACGCCAGCGGGCGGCTTGATCCATGTCACGGCCAGGGAAGAGCGGGCACCCCTTTCGCAGATCGTCGTGGAGATCTCGGACAACGGTGTGGGGATCGGGGCTGCGGATCTTGAGCTGATATTCGAGAAATTTCAAAGGTCGGGCGACCGGTTCGTCAATACAGTAGAAGGCTCGGGACTCGGCCTCGCCATAGCCCGGCAGATCGTCGAACACCATGGCGGCAGGATCTGGGCTACGAGCGCCTATGGCAAAGGAAGCATTTTTTCATTCACCCTGCCGATTGGACCACGGGGCGACCGCTCTTTCTCTGCCAGGCGCTGA
- a CDS encoding (Fe-S)-binding protein, producing MARDEKIQGNKIAAGLTRRQLTELNACARCGECQAWCPVYAQDRRESITARGKLHSLRRLVEGSLPEAEREDFIKSLYECSACGQCHVVCPVRINTHDLWEQARMSLVNAGIPQPEGQIKQLSAIKEFNNPFGKPQAERSRWARSAWEAGLLKSPLRLWHERQTPVVYFAGCMASFEPSLQPVAVQTARLLQEAGVDFSILGEDEPCCMSKLRRMGDGAFSDEARKRADQFTRMGIDTVIVSCAGCFKGFHSDYARLWPGAQKVVHLSQYLDQLILEGRLRFRRETPLLVTYHDPCHLGRHNQVYDQPRRVLRSVPGIDLVEMPRHRAFSSCCGMGGGLKAVSPEIQHKMAAARIREAEATGAEAIVTPCQTCYQGLLNGTKEAASGMKVYHLNELLVRSICPEVAHDAVEAALASPGA from the coding sequence TTGGCCCGAGATGAAAAAATACAGGGCAACAAGATCGCCGCGGGACTGACCCGGCGACAGCTCACCGAGCTGAACGCCTGTGCCCGGTGCGGCGAGTGCCAGGCGTGGTGTCCCGTCTATGCCCAGGACCGCCGGGAATCCATTACGGCGCGGGGCAAGCTGCACTCGCTTCGCCGCCTTGTGGAGGGCTCACTTCCCGAAGCCGAACGAGAAGACTTCATCAAGAGCCTCTATGAATGCTCGGCCTGCGGGCAGTGCCATGTTGTCTGCCCGGTGCGCATCAATACCCATGACCTGTGGGAGCAGGCGAGAATGTCCCTCGTGAATGCGGGCATCCCCCAGCCGGAGGGCCAGATCAAACAGCTCTCCGCGATCAAGGAGTTTAACAACCCCTTCGGCAAGCCCCAGGCAGAACGGTCCCGCTGGGCCCGTTCGGCCTGGGAGGCAGGGCTGCTGAAATCCCCTCTGCGGCTCTGGCATGAGCGGCAGACCCCGGTCGTCTATTTTGCGGGCTGCATGGCAAGCTTTGAGCCTTCGCTCCAGCCGGTCGCCGTCCAGACGGCGCGGTTGCTGCAGGAGGCAGGCGTTGATTTTTCCATCCTGGGCGAGGATGAGCCGTGCTGCATGAGCAAGTTGAGGAGAATGGGCGACGGCGCCTTTTCGGACGAGGCGCGGAAGCGGGCCGACCAGTTTACCCGTATGGGCATCGACACGGTCATCGTCTCCTGCGCCGGCTGTTTCAAGGGGTTCCATTCGGACTATGCCCGGTTATGGCCGGGAGCGCAGAAGGTCGTGCATCTCAGCCAGTACCTCGATCAATTGATCCTGGAGGGGCGCCTGCGCTTCAGAAGAGAAACGCCTCTCCTCGTCACCTATCACGACCCCTGCCATTTAGGCCGTCACAACCAGGTCTACGACCAGCCGCGGCGTGTGCTCCGGTCCGTTCCCGGCATCGATCTCGTAGAAATGCCCAGGCACCGGGCTTTTTCATCCTGCTGCGGCATGGGAGGAGGCCTGAAGGCGGTCAGTCCGGAGATCCAGCACAAGATGGCAGCCGCGCGCATCCGCGAAGCCGAAGCAACCGGGGCTGAAGCGATCGTGACCCCCTGTCAGACATGCTATCAGGGGCTGTTGAACGGCACCAAGGAGGCGGCTTCCGGCATGAAGGTCTACCATCTGAACGAGTTGCTTGTCCGATCGATCTGTCCGGAAGTAGCGCATGACGCAGTGGAAGCCGCACTTGCATCTCCAGGCGCCTGA